The DNA region agcagctgaCCATTACGTTTCGCGGCGAGGTTACAGGCGGGCagaaggtggtggagcgGGTGGACAGCACCCCATAccccggcgccgcctccgagccataccagaagcagcagcgcatgtgTGGCTCGAACAGCGGTCGTGgcaacaccgccgctgcgactgGTAGCCGcaaccgcagccgctccggcAGCAAGAAGCAGCCCAAGGAGCAGAGTGGCATATCGCAGCTGATGCGCAGCATACCACTCAGTAGCACCCTATGTCACGCTAGCGCCGTGTACGGCAATCCGCACCCTCTTTTCTACTCCCCACCACCGTCAGGGCAGTACGCGGAGTCGGCCCCGCTCTCCTTTTCGGGCAGCGTGCGTATGACAGTCAACCAGTACGACGGCTTTGCCGCCGCCCCTGGACGTGCCATGTCCGCCGCCGACTCGAGCCGCCAAGGCCGCGACAGGGGCCAACACAGTCACACCACTAGAagccgcagcggtgcaacAGGGCGCacatcgccgcagcggcagcggcagcagcagcagcacccgccagccacagcagcaacggagaAGGGTGGAGGCAAGCGGAACAAGTCCCGGAGAACAGGAAACCACCACTTTCAGATGGCCCCGCACCCGAGCTCCTCGCGTAGCTACCCGCATGACAACGTGGtaagtgcagctgcagcgcctcctgcaccgcAGCCAACTCGGCCACCGGTGTCCAAGACGCTGCCACCTATCGATAtgggcgccgctgctggtggtgctgccgctactgccgccgccttAGCAGAGTCTAATGAAGGCtatgcaggtgctgctggtgccgtgCCTCTTGGGTACGCCAGTGGCATATTCAGCGACAGGTCCAGCAAGCCCACCGTCACATCTGTCTTCACGCAGcatcagccgcagcggccgtcgACAATTACTCCGTCAGCACCGCATGAGTCTAGGTCTGTCTCTCCTTCAGCGGGTGTTGCCCacagtggcgctgcggccaccGCACATGTGCAGCAGTCGAAAATGCTTCTGCTGGCCACGCCGTCGAGCGGCGTggccacgacgacgacctACTACCCGCTCGAGGTCCCGTCAGAGGCAGTAGCGAAGTCTGCGGAGCACTGCGGGACGATGcccacgccggcgacggcgcagtcCGCTTggcacgacgccggcgaccCGAGCGCGGGCACCCACGAGCTGTTCCGGGGCATGTGGGTTACCGCTGACCCACACTACGTACACCGCGGCCCGCGTGTATTCGGCCGACCGGCGTACTATACCATTGCAACAACGCTGGGCGTGACTGAGGATGGCGTAGGCGGTGGCGCTAGTgtcgccggcaccggcgctgcggcttcAACGACACAGACGGATCCAGCACCTCGCCCAGTGCTGCCTACGCTGAcgtacagcagcagcggcagcgaggaggacaaTGACGCTGAGGGTGAGGACGGCCATGGgtgcgaaggcggcgcgATGGATGTGCGCCACCACACCTCCGTCTCCACCGatgcgccgtcgtcgtctgcgaCGCCAAAGAGGAACACGCTGGCGGAGACATCACGGATGGCGAGCAACTGagtttttgtgtgtgtgtgtgtgtgtgtgtctgcgttgCCGCGCATCGAGCACAGTGTGGGTGGACGAACGCCCTTCACCCTTTTTTTTGGacttgcttgcttgctgcGCTTCTCAGGTGCCACTACTGTGGCGGGGTGGTGCTAAGCGTCGAGGGACGCCAAGCCGTCTTGTCTTTGCCTTTTTGTGCAGCACACATTAGTGGCATCGCCATCATCGCACGTGCCCGTCTGCGTCTatccttcccccctcccccctctctgtgtgtgtgtgggggggggggcgcacgATGGCCGGTCGGGTCGACTGTTTTTCTTCCTCAGTGTGGTGTCTTCTGTGTTCGACGGGCCTTGGACGCATCGGCCTTCGTGCGGACCCTCCGGctgctccccccctcccctccccccgtaTCATCGTTGTTctgcctgtctgtgtgtataCCAGAACATTGCCGCTAGTGTCTGTGCctgtatctctctctctgtgttggATGTACAGTAGCCGTTTATTCGGTTTGTCTTTTCTTCGGATCGTTCAAGTGGAAAAGCaaggggcggaggggggcgtGTGGGGTGGGTATGGGGGCTGtccatgcgtgtgcgtgcgtgtgtgtcggcaTCGCCTTCCGCCCACGCCGCCCTCCCTTCTCCGTTCATCTCCTTATCTTCTGTTTGCGTGGTCCTCTTCGCATTTCATGTATCAGCACCGCTTGCCACCTCCACCCGCAACGAGTGTGCGCGACGTGTGCCGATGAAGGAGGATGGTCTCATGTACATCTTTCGTGCGCGCCGACTTGAGAGGGGCCACTGGTCAGTGCGTCTCTGGTTCGCTCTATCTCTGGCTGGCTGCCTCTCTCGCGTCGCCTTAGACTACCCACACCGACGTGCGCATAGACGCGACGTTTCTctctgcgcatgcgtgtgtgtgtgtgtgtgccggtgccgcgctCAACCTGTCAATCaagagcaacagcagcggcaaagaTATGCGCACAAGagtgcgacagcggcaggggTCGACGAAGCTGGTTTTTGGTGGTGGTTcgccggtggtgggaggGTGGATGGCTGTGGACTGTGGCGTAGTGGCGCCTCTGTCCGCCCTACCTTCGGCAAcacgtcctcctcctgctcttcGCCAACGGAGCGTTGAATTTCCCAgggcgtcgtcgtctttcTCTTGGTGTATGTGCGAACGCATGCTGTGGTGAGGGTGTCCTGTGCGGGCGCgagtgcgcagctgcggatCGCCTCCGCGCATGTCCCTCtcacctcttctcttcccccgctcccccacacaccttACAGCGTATTCCGCATGTGCATGGGAGGGTATGCGTGACTGTCGCAGACGCCCTGTCTTTCTtcaccaccctctccctttctctctgcccctcttctCGTTCTTCTGCCGACTCGCAACGGTCACGGCACCTTCCCTCCGCATAGAGCTCCTCTGCACGCGTCGTGTCGGGCTCCGCGATGACTAGACCTGCTGCAACGCACTTCTTTCGTGGCAATaaacacaaaaaaacagAACGTACTCtagtgcgtgtgcgtacaCACAGCGCCGTGCATCGCGTGTGAGAATGCGTACTTGTGTGTGGCCGCTCCCCCGCCTCTGTCACCGTTTGtttgtgcgtctgtgcgtccTGCGGGCAGTGGAGGCAAATACCACAGCGGCAGACGCACATCGTGTCGTTTCGGGGGAGGAGGCCCTGGGTCTCACCCATTTCCGCGAGAACGAAAAGcagagcacacacgcgcacgacatGCTCGTGTAAGCTCTCTTGGGCTGCCTTTCTTCGTTCGCATTCTCCCGTCCCTGTCCATCCGCAACGCcaatcacacacacacacacacacacatacacacacacacacacatacacacacacacacacacacacacacactgaagAGTACGCTGGCTGCCTATAAAAAAAAACGTATAGGGTGCGGCTCGCGATTAAGCGGCAGCTCTCCGCCATGCCCGCTCATCGCCGCTACTCGAGCGTatcatcctcgtcgtctcgTGCCTTCAGCGAGCCGAGTGAtggcggcaccagcagcgtcaaTGATAGCAACTCTTACTACTCCGAAGGATCCGGCTCCTACCGCTCCGTGTCGTCCGTGTTGGCCTCTCGGTCCGGGGCGAAGACCACCGCAGCCACGACAGCCAGCTCCACCTCAGCCGTCGACTCGTCGTCCACAAATACATTCTCAGATGTGCTGACAACATCGTCGGCGTACTCGCACTCCTCAGCACCGCCCAGGCGCGCAGTGACCCGCCCCGCTGCCTCCAGATCCGAGGCCGTTGGGCACAAAACTACCAAAGGTGCCAgtggcgtcgtcgtcgccgaccACAATAACACGGGGGTAGGGGagacgctggcgcagcggacAGCCTCCACTTTCACGgcgcccaccaccgccagcagTGTCACTGTGGACGGCACCGACGGgctcgtgcgtgcgccgcagTCGCTGATGCTGCAAGCGGCACTCGCACCCGTCTCCAACCGCACCGCGAACGTCGCCAGGGTGAAGCCTTGCAACGTCTCTGAGGAAGAGCTGGTGCACCACCCATGGGCACCGGTGGACTGCGACACGACCGTGGACGCGAGCAAGGAGGGCGGCGATCGCGGTGGGTTGGCGCTCAATGTGTTGGACACGATCCACACGGTCCCGAtagcggtgccgctgccgccagaggaggcgccgcgacgccgcgaaGAGGGCAGCCCGACCTACCCGAGCCGTCTGGCGTTCCGCGTTGTGCCCAGCTCGTCACCATTGCgccacagcgacagcgctgtGACGGAGGACAAGGACGGCACGGGAAACGGCGGCGGGGGAGCGGCGTTGGGagccgacggcgccaccgccccaCGTGCGCGCAAGACCTCcatcgcctgctgctgctgctgctgcctccatGGTTGCGGTGAAAAGGCTCCGTGCAACACGAAACGTTAcacggcgacgcggcagaaGCCTCACCATCCCCTGCGCAGCCATCACGTGCCACTGGTGAGCTTCCGCACGACGCGTGAGCATGGGATTCCGATGGAGGGCGTACAAAACGTGTTGCCGAGCGTCGAGGAAGCTGCCCGCTACCAAAACCTCAAAGTCGACATGATGGGCACAGAGGAGTTCCCGAAGCTGATGCGGAAGGCAATACAGCCACGGGATCGACTTGCCGGCGGCTTGCGCCTTGAAAAGTCGTACGCCTTTGGCcacggagctggcggagggcggggcggggccgGGCAGTCTGCCTTTGTGCGCGACGGCGATCCGCAGGGCTTCTGGATCGCGCATCTGCACAGGTGCGCAATCGTGCGCCTCGAGCCTATCGGGGCTGAGTGAGGCTTTCATCAGCACATGACGGGGGGGGCGAGAGCGCGCGTGAGAAGGTGAGGTGGGGAGAGCTGGGCTGGAGGGTGCGTAGTGGTGCGTACGGTTTGTGTGCGTTGGCGGGAGGGGTGCCGCACAGGCATGGACGGAGACGCTCACGGCACCATGCTCTCCCTTGTCTCCTCTCTGGCGCAGCTTCTGCAGCCCCCacaggcgtgtgtgtgtgtctcttctTCCGCCTCGACCTAGCGTTCTTTTTCCGGGTACGTGAAGCGCACAGCTATACACGTCACGACGTTGCCTGTTCATGCGCTTGCATACAGGCGTGTTTGTGGATGTCTGCTAACTACCCCAtccaccccaccccatcctctctctccgtgtgttTTGCACCTGCGTCTATACCACTACACCTCTCTGCTGCGGTTGTCTTGTTCTGCgatctctttctctctctgtgtgtgtctctttcTGTCTTTCTGatgccccccttcccccatcCTTCTTCTCCAATCCTTGACACTGTCACGACGCCTCAGCGCCCTTGTgggcctctctcttccccccccccccccccccacccacactCGCTCCGCACGTGCCTCCAgcccctccgccgcccgacacgcgtctctctctctccccgaTCTCACGTGTTGGAGTCGTTTTATTCGTCCAAAGCCCCCGTTCCCGTCGCGCTCGTACGCCCTGGTTGCACACCGGCTCTCTCCATTCTGCGTCtcctcgtgcgtgtgtgatggAGCAAAGCTGGTACGCAGAGCTTTAGGCGAGAGACTGGTGCGGTTGTGTTCGTGCGCCGGGCGAGGTATACTGTTggcagagcgagcgagcCCGAGAAGACACGAAAGAAGTGTGCATCTGTgcattgtgtgtgtgtaggtgaCGGATGGCAAGCACATACATACGCACCGAGGGGTGGGGttgggtggggtggggagggccATCACTGCCTTGTACACCTGCATCTCTCTTCCGCTAGAACAAAGTAATGGACAAGACGGAGGCTCGCCAGCCGAACACGCTtgcacgccgctgcgtgAAACAGACGGCAGCTTCCGCATGGGGGATACCCTTGGCCTTCTTGTTCGTTTCTCTTCCGCGCGCCTCCACCTTTCTCGGCGTGTCGGTCAGCCCGTCTCCGGCGCCTTCGCGCATCGGCAGTTGCCGCAGCTCTTCCACACATACGAAGAAGGTGGAGGGTAAGAGCGGAGGCCACGCAAGgtgggaggaagagaggtCAGAGAGCCGGTGACGGCACACTGccaagcgcgcgcgcaggtcTACCAGGAACCTGTGCGACccgcgtcatcgtcgtcttctccttGCCACAACCGCAACCGCGACACGTGCAGGCggggtggcgatggtggctGTTCAATGGATGAGACTCGTTGCGCCTCTTGTATTCGAATCCTTTTCTgctgcacacagacagacggCGACCGACTGGTGCACACCTATCTATCTCTTCctccgctctcctctctccgttCCCTCTCGCCCTTTCACACGccccccatacacacacgcacacagctgcCTTGCACATTCCGTGCTTTCCTTCTTCTGTAGctttccttcctccctcgccctgtgtgcgcacgcctCTTTTGCCTTGTCTCTCCATCTTCTTCGctggcaccaccaccatctgctgcagtgtgtgcgtgcgcgtgtgtgggcacatctcttcttccctcccttgtgtgtgtgtgtgtgtgtgtgtgtgtgtgtgagggtcGAGAACCCCAACTCGGTCGTCTTGCCGTTCACACGCGTAACGCGTGCAACACGCGTGTGAACGGCGTGACGCTTCGCAGCGCTCCCCTTGTCGTTCTTTTTGGCATCATTCGTTGTGCCTACCTACTCGCTCACTGATATCCCCACACCCCCCACACTCCCCACACGTATATGTATACGTATATACATGTCTTGCGCAGCAATCGGAGcagctctctcccccctcctcctcctcctcttccttctctctgtgtcgttgtgtgtgcgtgtgtgggtatTTCTTAGTCAactcctcttctcctctccttcctgtAGGCTGCTGCTACTTCTTATCATCGCAGCCATAGCAATCATCGCTGCTGTGTGCCATTGTGTTGGTACTACTGTTGCTCTTGTAGGGCGCCACTGTGTGTCTGCTCGTGTATGGGAGAGGGGCAAGAATCCAGAGGAAGATCTGCTGCCGACTTTCAGGATAGCGAAGGGTGTGTCCCACCACGACCAACCTGCCGcttctctcctcgcctctcgccgtctctctctctctctctctgtgggtgagtgtgggtgtgggtgcttGCCCTTTTCCTCGTGTGTTGGTCACGCGGTATTTCGCGCGGAGCACCACTGACACGTTACCGTCACCGCtgttcccctccccttcccccctcccctcccgcaTCGAAAGCCGCCGGCTGAGCGAGACGCGCCAATGCGCCGAATGCAGGTGGCGCTGTGCACCAGCGGTGACCCGTATCACGTGCCGTCGCTTGCACGTGTCGCACTTTTCCCGCTGCATCTGGACCCGCCAACGAAGCAACATCGCGAGCTGTtccggctgctgctcggcgcgCCAGATCTCGCCGCTGGGCCGTCGATGCCCTCCTCTACAGCATCAAACCTCGCTTCGCCATCGTCGAGCATTTCTACTGCTGCCAagtcggcggcagcggtggccgcgtcgtcttctcccttccctccgcAGTCGCCTTGTGTTTCTCCCGGGTTCTtatccgccgccgcggctccTTCTCATGCGAAGGCGATCCAGTCCGGCGTCACTGCGCGGGGGCTGAACATGTTCGATTGCTCCACTGAGGGGACCATGAGTACGTCATTGCCACCGTCACCGGTGGCACAGACCGAGTCTGGTGGCGAATGGCAGCAGGGCATTCATTTCGCGAGTGCGACAGCACCAACGCCGTCGACCGACACCGCGTCGTCCTCTGGCATCTCCAGCGTCAACGACTTTGACCCCATCTCCTGCGGCACCTCGTCGCCGTACTGGTACATGGAGGCGTTCGCAACGAGCCTGCGCGAGGACAGTCAGCTGGCGCCCTTTGACTACATCATCCTTATCCCCAACACCCGATACCCTGTCAGCCTGCGTCAATCGACGCAcctcgcggcgctggcggtaCTTGCGGCGCGCGGCTTGGCCCGCGTGCACGTCGACTTCACCGCGCTGGAGCACCCAGACGAGTCGATGCCCATCGTATACGAGCTCATCTGCCGCTACCCCAACAGCGTGCTGGTCCACTGGCTGCATGACGCGTACGAGGTGCTCAACTGGAGCCACTTCGCCGACTTCAAGTCGACGGTGCCGATGCTGCTTCTGCAGACGCAGAGCTACCCACCGAAGGCGCTGGAGCGACAGCGGCCGGTGGGCAGCGTGTCGCGGCTCACGTCACGACAGTATCACTCGCCGATGGGCCAGTACATGCGCAGTCCGGAGGAGGCGGACTACTACCGGCGTGCACAGCGCTTTATGAAAGCTGCATCCAAGTACCGCCGACGCAACGCGACGCCCAtgccgacggcgacagcagaCGGCGTCGATGCGGAGAGGCGCTACGAGAGTGCCTCGGTGGTGGATCTGGAGTCGGACTACTTCGACAACGTTCCCAacgtgccgtcgccgcgacgTAAGCTCGACGAAGACGTGCCAGAGAGCGGCACCGAGGCGACCTCTTCGTCGCTACAGCCGGAGTACGCGAAGGTGCAGGCccgctcgccgctgctgcgcggcgtcgacaCCACGACGCGGACAGCCTCCACGGCCTCCAGCTCGGTCTCTATCTCCACCGCTGGAGGCCGCGCGACAGGCCTGAAAGCGGGACTCCCGTGGCGGGAGTCCTCGTCGGTGCACGGGGAGCCGGGGGTGAGCTACGTGAACTGCGCCAAGGGTCGCTGGTGGAACACGCctggcggccgcggcgatgacgaggtCGAGGTGAGCCGCTCGTACTGGAGCTCCACtagcagcagctggctcggcggcggcactgcaTCATCTGCGGCTCCGCCCGAGTggatggaggaggaaggggtgaCGACGGCGGACCACGCGCGGGAGaggcaccagcgccgccgcgtcagAGACGCTTctaccgccgctgccgaggtcCACGAAGCCGGTGACGTCTTCGAGACGGGCGACCGTTCCGGTGAGAATGATCAGCAGTCGCAGAAAATGGACACGGTGGTGTCTGACGACGGCTTTGCGCTCATGGAGGACACTCCGGCGGACGAGGGAGTCGGGGTCGGGGTCCCTCGAGCAGGCTCGAAAACGAACACAGAGAGGAGGCAGCTCTCTGTGACCAAGTCAGCGGCTGATACGGCGTCTACAGCCACGAGAGCAGGCACTGCGCCCGCCGTACCCACCTCGCCGGAGGGTCGCGAGGCCGCCGACGAAGACACGCGCAAGCGCTTTCTAACGCGCGAGATCGAGGAGGTGCGTGCGGAGCTGAAGCGCATGCTGAGGccggccagcgccgccgccgccaccgcggttTCCATGATCACCACGGGTGGCGTCACCAcgggtgctgccgcggctgctgcaggcggGAACTCCCCTGACGGGGTCGCAGTGGCGAAGTCGAGCCCAGCATCGGGCGGCCGGGTATCGAAGACGCGCGCCAGCATCACGGCTCGTCTTGCCGCCCACTGCGCTGCCGGTCCTTTCGGCGCCGAGGATGCTCGCCACGAAGAACACTACCCGGCGCGACGCCGCAACCGCACCGTGCGCCAGCTGATCGACGAGCTCTACCCGCCGCGCGCGTATGCCTCCGTGAGCGCTGGGACTAGCGCGAACGCCGCGTCCGCGGCCACAGAAGCCGGCGTGGTGGGCGCCACATTCGCCACGGACTCATCGCACTTCTTTTCGTCGCCGCATCCGATGCTGAAGCCCAGGGCAGAGCCGCAGTCCTGTGCGGCTGCGATGCCGTCCGACCAacacgacggcagcagccacagctaCGAGAGCGGCGACCGCAAtagcagcagctgcaacgCGTTCATGGACCTCAGCGCGTGGTTGGACGCGCCAATGGTGGAGGTCCACCCCATCACGCGGAGCACCGGCGCGGATGTGCGACAGGCGCTTTGGGAGCAGGAGATCCACCCCTCTTTCATCTTAACTGATTGCGTGCAGCGGTACGTTGAGGGGCATGGCCTCTACCGCGACCCCCGTAAGGCAACAGCCGCCTCTCTctacggcagcgtcggcgtcagcggcgactacggcaacggcgcccgcagcggcagcggtggcggtggcggcgcctccggactgggcggcagcgccggggCGGCGGGACAGATGGGTGGCCCCGATGCCGGGTTCCGCGactcggcggcggccggcgtgtgtggtgCTACCagtggcgtcggcggtggcatgggcagcagcgccggtggcagTATTGGCATCCGCCGTGTCGTTGCCCCACGCGACACGGCCACTCTCTCCTTTCCTGGGCTCATCCCTCGTCTGGAACTCCACTACGATCGCAACAACCTCCTTGCACGGGAGCAGTACGAGAAGCTGCGCATCTTCCAGTGTCAGGACGGCGAGGAGCCGGACCTGATTGTGCCTATCGGCGGCGATGGGTACATGATGCACTGCGTCCGCAAGAACTGGCGACGCTTCATCCCCTTCTACGGTGTCAACGCCGGCCACGTCGGCTACTTGCTGAACGACCGCTCGACCTTGGAGGAGCTTTTTTCCTCGCCGCTGAAGCTGCACTTCACGACAATGCTATACTGCcaggcggagaaggagggcgacACGGGCGAGCGGATGTTGCTGTCGGAGCTGGCGTTCAACGATGCCTGGGTGGAGCGGTCGAGCGGGCAGACGGCGCTGATCCGCATCCTCGTCAACGGGCAGGAGCGCAttcggcggctgcgtggTGATGGCGTGCTTGTCTCCACGGCCGCCGGGAGCACGGCCTACAGCCAGGCCCTGGGCGCGTCCCCTGTGCCGGTGGGCGCACCGCTCATCCAAATCGTCGGAAGCAACGTTGTGTCGCCCGCGCAGTGGCGACCGGCGCATCTCGATCAGGAGGACCAGGTGGAGTTCGAGGTCATCGACAGCACAAAGaggccgtgccgctgctacGTCGACTCCGTCGATGCTGGTAACGTAACGCGCTTGCTCGTCCGGTCCAGCCGAGTCGCCGGCGTGACCCTCGCCTTCTCGAAGAGCTGCGATCTGCAGCACAAGTTGTACCAGATGCAGTTCCCCAAGACGCTGTGAAGGTAGCCAGGTAGTCGGGGcctgagggggagggaggggatgggTCGTGGCCGATTCTGCTCATGCATGTCTGTCTCTGCTTCTgccgtgtgtatgcgtgcgcgtg from Leishmania major strain Friedlin complete genome, chromosome 6 includes:
- a CDS encoding ATP-NAD kinase-like protein yields the protein MRRMQVALCTSGDPYHVPSLARVALFPLHLDPPTKQHRELFRLLLGAPDLAAGPSMPSSTASNLASPSSSISTAAKSAAAVAASSSPFPPQSPCVSPGFLSAAAAPSHAKAIQSGVTARGLNMFDCSTEGTMSTSLPPSPVAQTESGGEWQQGIHFASATAPTPSTDTASSSGISSVNDFDPISCGTSSPYWYMEAFATSLREDSQLAPFDYIILIPNTRYPVSLRQSTHLAALAVLAARGLARVHVDFTALEHPDESMPIVYELICRYPNSVLVHWLHDAYEVLNWSHFADFKSTVPMLLLQTQSYPPKALERQRPVGSVSRLTSRQYHSPMGQYMRSPEEADYYRRAQRFMKAASKYRRRNATPMPTATADGVDAERRYESASVVDLESDYFDNVPNVPSPRRKLDEDVPESGTEATSSSLQPEYAKVQARSPLLRGVDTTTRTASTASSSVSISTAGGRATGLKAGLPWRESSSVHGEPGVSYVNCAKGRWWNTPGGRGDDEVEVSRSYWSSTSSSWLGGGTASSAAPPEWMEEEGVTTADHARERHQRRRVRDASTAAAEVHEAGDVFETGDRSGENDQQSQKMDTVVSDDGFALMEDTPADEGVGVGVPRAGSKTNTERRQLSVTKSAADTASTATRAGTAPAVPTSPEGREAADEDTRKRFLTREIEEVRAELKRMLRPASAAAATAVSMITTGGVTTGAAAAAAGGNSPDGVAVAKSSPASGGRVSKTRASITARLAAHCAAGPFGAEDARHEEHYPARRRNRTVRQLIDELYPPRAYASVSAGTSANAASAATEAGVVGATFATDSSHFFSSPHPMLKPRAEPQSCAAAMPSDQHDGSSHSYESGDRNSSSCNAFMDLSAWLDAPMVEVHPITRSTGADVRQALWEQEIHPSFILTDCVQRYVEGHGLYRDPRKATAASLYGSVGVSGDYGNGARSGSGGGGGASGLGGSAGAAGQMGGPDAGFRDSAAAGVCGATSGVGGGMGSSAGGSIGIRRVVAPRDTATLSFPGLIPRLELHYDRNNLLAREQYEKLRIFQCQDGEEPDLIVPIGGDGYMMHCVRKNWRRFIPFYGVNAGHVGYLLNDRSTLEELFSSPLKLHFTTMLYCQAEKEGDTGERMLLSELAFNDAWVERSSGQTALIRILVNGQERIRRLRGDGVLVSTAAGSTAYSQALGASPVPVGAPLIQIVGSNVVSPAQWRPAHLDQEDQVEFEVIDSTKRPCRCYVDSVDAGNVTRLLVRSSRVAGVTLAFSKSCDLQHKLYQMQFPKTL